A region of Catenibacterium mitsuokai DNA encodes the following proteins:
- a CDS encoding CapA family protein: MNKFLKGFVCALLVLSTGCAQEEKKETPKKTKKKTEETAQVTHTDITMSFVGDMTLGNYAGQAYDGSFDQEYVKQGNNPDYFLKNVKSVFEQDDLTIANLEGPLTDEESHVIKSFPFKGKKEYAKILTNSSVEAVTVANNHSMDRYQKGMDDTKATLDEYGVGYFGYSKSYIKEVKGIKFGFLGYAFPNAVSDDMKNAITELKKKTDFVIVYYHWGIERNYSPTQGQRDLAHATIDAGANMVVGSHPHVLEGIETYKDSPIVYSLSNFCFGGNRNPSDKDSMIYQQTFHFTNKKITSMEHKIIPCMISSVKYRNNYQPIIATGQDAERILKKVNTIE; encoded by the coding sequence ATGAATAAGTTTTTAAAAGGTTTTGTATGTGCACTTCTTGTATTAAGTACTGGTTGTGCTCAAGAAGAGAAGAAAGAAACACCAAAGAAGACCAAGAAAAAGACAGAAGAAACAGCTCAGGTCACTCATACTGATATTACTATGTCTTTTGTAGGTGATATGACTTTAGGAAATTATGCAGGGCAGGCATATGATGGATCTTTTGATCAGGAATATGTGAAACAGGGTAATAATCCTGATTATTTCTTAAAGAATGTCAAGAGTGTTTTTGAACAGGACGATTTAACTATTGCGAACTTAGAAGGTCCTTTGACTGATGAAGAGAGTCATGTTATTAAGTCATTCCCATTTAAGGGTAAAAAGGAATATGCAAAGATTTTAACTAATAGTAGTGTTGAAGCTGTGACAGTCGCAAACAACCATTCTATGGACCGTTATCAGAAAGGGATGGATGATACTAAAGCCACTCTCGATGAGTATGGTGTAGGCTATTTTGGATATTCAAAGAGCTATATTAAGGAAGTAAAGGGTATTAAGTTTGGTTTTCTGGGTTATGCATTTCCTAATGCTGTATCTGATGACATGAAGAATGCGATTACTGAATTAAAGAAGAAAACTGATTTTGTGATTGTTTATTATCATTGGGGTATTGAAAGAAACTATAGTCCTACTCAGGGACAGAGAGATTTAGCACATGCCACTATTGATGCAGGGGCTAATATGGTCGTAGGTAGTCATCCTCATGTATTAGAAGGGATTGAAACATATAAGGATTCCCCTATTGTATATAGTTTAAGTAACTTCTGTTTTGGTGGTAATAGAAATCCAAGTGATAAAGATTCTATGATCTACCAGCAGACATTCCACTTTACTAATAAGAAGATTACGAGTATGGAACATAAAATTATTCCATGTATGATTTCTTCTGTGAAATATCGTAATAACTATCAGCCTATTATTGCAACTGGACAGGATGCAGAGCGTATACTTAAAAAAGTAAATACAATTGAGTAA
- the yaaA gene encoding peroxide stress protein YaaA, with translation MKIIMSPAKKMRSDEDASITPTTPCFLNESYILEEKLKSMSYEELRKLWKTNETLTNQCFEELQVRQFKPLTCAIHAYDGIAFKYLHPFSMSDDERDYLHSHLRILSGLYGVLTPTDGIAPYRLEMGVKLLNLYQFWGSKIYNSLDDHVIINLASKEYSKCITDYLTEEDQCIEIQFLRNIKGKLKQQSTYAKMARGAMISYMAKEKIENIEDLKKFNDLDFVFDENLSNDHCFVFVQGRNENE, from the coding sequence ATGAAGATTATCATGAGTCCTGCTAAGAAGATGAGAAGCGACGAGGATGCATCTATTACTCCTACTACACCTTGTTTTCTTAATGAGTCTTATATATTAGAAGAGAAACTTAAGAGTATGTCCTATGAGGAGTTAAGAAAGCTTTGGAAGACCAATGAAACATTAACAAATCAATGTTTTGAGGAGTTACAAGTTCGTCAGTTTAAACCACTGACATGTGCGATTCATGCATATGATGGAATTGCTTTTAAGTACCTTCATCCCTTTTCTATGAGCGATGATGAAAGAGATTATCTGCATAGCCATTTACGTATTTTGTCAGGTCTATATGGAGTTTTAACACCTACCGACGGAATTGCACCCTATCGTTTAGAAATGGGCGTAAAATTGCTTAATTTGTATCAATTCTGGGGTAGTAAAATATATAACTCTTTGGATGATCATGTCATCATTAATCTAGCATCTAAAGAGTATTCAAAATGTATTACTGATTACTTAACGGAAGAAGACCAATGTATTGAGATACAGTTTCTAAGAAATATCAAAGGAAAACTTAAGCAGCAGTCAACCTATGCGAAGATGGCTAGAGGCGCAATGATCTCTTATATGGCTAAAGAAAAGATAGAAAATATAGAGGACTTAAAGAAGTTTAACGATTTAGATTTTGTATTTGATGAAAATCTATCTAATGATCATTGTTTTGTATTTGTACAAGGGAGAAATGAAAATGAATAA
- a CDS encoding peroxiredoxin encodes MLEINTKAPSFNLPDEEGNMHTLEEYRGHRVILYFYPRDNTPGCSKQACGFRDLYPEFLEKDAVVIGISKDSVASHKKFKEKYELPFTLLSDTEKKTIMDYDVWKEKKNYGKVSMGVVRTTYLIDEAGMIIKAKERVKTADNPKEMLEALS; translated from the coding sequence ATGTTAGAGATTAATACAAAAGCACCTTCTTTTAATCTACCAGATGAAGAAGGCAATATGCATACTTTAGAAGAATATAGAGGACATCGTGTGATTCTCTATTTCTATCCTAGAGATAATACACCTGGATGTTCTAAACAGGCATGCGGGTTTCGAGATTTGTATCCTGAATTTTTAGAAAAAGATGCAGTGGTCATTGGAATCAGTAAAGATTCTGTAGCAAGTCACAAGAAGTTCAAAGAGAAATATGAACTACCTTTTACTTTGCTTTCTGATACAGAAAAGAAAACAATCATGGACTATGATGTATGGAAAGAGAAGAAGAATTATGGAAAGGTCAGCATGGGTGTTGTAAGAACAACATACTTAATTGATGAAGCAGGAATGATTATTAAAGCCAAGGAGCGTGTAAAGACTGCCGATAATCCTAAAGAGATGCTTGAGGCTTTATCATGA
- a CDS encoding MIP/aquaporin family protein gives MTFSLTTRLIAEFLGTAIMVMIGNGSVANVELKGTKGSHSGWVIIAIGYGMAVMIPALMIGKISGNHINPAFTIGLAVAGDVPLAEVLPYILVQFAGAIVGQFILYICFKPHYDATENPDAILGTFSTTDATNNKFNGFVNEFFGSFILFFCALSITHSPIFEHGNQGAGFIGVGLLVMALVASFGGPTGPALNPARDLGPRILHAILPIKNKGTSQWDYAWVPVLAPICASICACLLYFNIF, from the coding sequence ATGACATTTTCATTAACTACTCGTCTCATTGCTGAGTTCCTTGGTACTGCAATCATGGTTATGATTGGTAACGGCTCAGTAGCAAACGTGGAATTAAAGGGAACAAAGGGAAGCCACAGTGGATGGGTCATCATTGCAATCGGTTATGGTATGGCCGTTATGATTCCAGCTCTTATGATTGGTAAAATTTCTGGTAACCATATCAACCCAGCGTTCACTATTGGTCTTGCTGTTGCAGGTGATGTTCCATTAGCTGAAGTATTACCTTACATCTTAGTACAGTTTGCTGGTGCTATCGTAGGTCAGTTTATTCTTTATATTTGCTTCAAACCACATTATGATGCAACAGAAAATCCTGATGCAATCTTAGGTACATTCTCAACTACTGATGCAACAAACAATAAGTTCAATGGTTTCGTAAACGAATTCTTCGGATCATTCATCTTATTCTTCTGTGCATTATCTATTACACATTCACCAATCTTCGAACATGGTAACCAGGGTGCTGGTTTCATTGGTGTTGGTTTATTAGTTATGGCATTAGTTGCTTCATTTGGTGGTCCTACAGGTCCAGCTTTAAACCCAGCTCGTGACTTAGGTCCAAGAATCTTACATGCAATCTTACCAATTAAGAACAAGGGAACTTCTCAGTGGGATTATGCATGGGTTCCAGTACTTGCTCCAATTTGTGCAAGTATCTGTGCTTGTCTATTATATTTCAACATTTTCTAA
- a CDS encoding 5-methyltetrahydropteroyltriglutamate--homocysteine S-methyltransferase: MNRYDYVGSFLRPERLKKARRDFENNTINAEELKKVEDECITELITKIKELGYHTITDGEFRRSTWHLDFMWGLNGVEHKKTIEGNTTFDGEAAMIDDTYVTGKISCDHHPFVDHFKFVKQFEDGKTVAKQTIPSPGQFYAYFTGTQLLRNTLSIYESEEAFASDVVKAYIEFVHEIYDAGCRVLQFDDCVWGGMVNPQLACGLTGRTGDALEDYKKRLLELNNEVVAASPKDLEINTHVCRGNYHSTFFSSGAYDGVADLLFGEENVNAYYLEYDDERSGGFKPLAKVSGDKKVVLGLITTKRPELEDKEKIIQRIKEASKYIPLERLSLSPQCGFASCEIGNKLTEEEQWAKLKLVKEIAEEVWG, from the coding sequence ATGAATAGATATGACTATGTAGGTAGTTTCTTAAGACCTGAGAGACTTAAGAAGGCAAGAAGAGATTTTGAAAATAATACAATTAATGCAGAAGAATTAAAAAAAGTAGAAGATGAGTGTATTACAGAACTTATTACTAAGATTAAAGAATTAGGTTATCATACAATCACTGATGGAGAATTTAGACGTTCTACATGGCATTTAGATTTTATGTGGGGACTTAATGGCGTCGAACATAAAAAGACAATAGAAGGTAATACAACATTTGATGGTGAAGCAGCAATGATTGATGATACTTATGTCACAGGAAAGATCAGCTGTGATCATCATCCTTTCGTAGATCATTTCAAATTTGTAAAACAGTTTGAAGATGGAAAAACAGTTGCTAAACAGACTATTCCTTCACCAGGACAGTTCTATGCTTACTTTACGGGAACACAGTTACTTAGAAATACATTAAGTATTTATGAAAGTGAAGAGGCTTTTGCTTCTGATGTAGTCAAGGCTTATATTGAGTTTGTTCATGAAATTTATGATGCAGGATGTCGTGTATTGCAGTTTGATGATTGTGTATGGGGCGGTATGGTCAATCCACAGCTTGCATGTGGCCTTACAGGACGTACTGGTGATGCATTAGAAGATTATAAAAAGAGATTATTAGAACTTAACAATGAAGTTGTTGCAGCAAGTCCAAAGGACTTAGAAATCAATACACATGTATGTCGTGGTAATTATCATTCTACATTCTTTAGTTCAGGTGCTTATGATGGTGTGGCTGATTTATTATTTGGTGAAGAAAATGTGAATGCATACTACTTAGAATATGATGATGAACGTTCAGGAGGTTTCAAGCCTCTTGCAAAAGTATCAGGTGATAAGAAAGTTGTCTTAGGATTAATTACTACTAAACGTCCAGAATTAGAAGATAAAGAAAAAATCATTCAGAGAATTAAGGAAGCAAGCAAGTATATTCCTCTTGAACGTTTATCTTTGAGCCCACAATGTGGTTTTGCATCATGTGAGATTGGTAATAAACTGACAGAAGAAGAACAATGGGCTAAATTAAAACTTGTAAAAGAAATCGCAGAAGAAGTCTGGGGTTAA